Proteins encoded in a region of the uncultured Paludibaculum sp. genome:
- a CDS encoding TonB-dependent receptor yields the protein MLRHQKCMRLSLVCALFAAALSAQSFTAAVRGTVTDASGAAIPSARIVITESERNVTHSAIADDSGRFQLAALPPGLYNVSVEAKGFRKYVQTALTLAVQQQATLDIQLQVGDIATAVEVTASAALLNTTISNLGQVIENKYILSLPNIGRNAMGLTYMTPGVVGSGGRANSDANTNFVANGSRNSTSDVLLDGVTVVTVEQNSGITDLKFSPSVDAVQEFKMQTNFFSAEYGQTGGAVVNMVTKSGTNEYHGTGYYFLRHSDLNSNNWFSNRSGRDRPYYRRDQLGGVIGGPVVRNKTFFFASYEYTKSKSPTEQTASWPTLLQRDGNFSQTFNSSGQLMTIYNPFDTFTNAAGNIERRPFAGNIVPKAMMDPIALKALEYFPTPNQSGAPFTETNNWYEQGINLSTGQQTNLKGDHNFSDKSRLTGRYSYNRGVGTPVNLFGDGNPAFTFNDGPNKGTTHAMVVEFSRAQSPSFLWSARYGLTYSTYTRNPMMPNFDLTTLGFPKYMKDNSTLPVFPTIAPEGYQDIGTEGWVVMDRQEGVHHVSTSASKFIGGHSMKFGGEYRKNFLDYAQPGYPSGQYSFARGITCKDRFSCPGDQGNGFATMLTGWWTSNQFHIDPKAFTRSAYWGFYFQDDWKLTRKLTVNLGLRYDFDVPRWETTNRQSYWDLDAQSPVQVPGYNTRGVFRFNDDDKRSPFNSDMNNWQPRIGLAYALNNKTAIRAGYGLFYQLSRATVYGHTGAGFNVNSTSNSSLDSNATLYAKLNNPYPDGMLLPPGRSLGDATFIGLGAGTILGSNSRNPEYHSWNLSVQREVGWQSVFEVNYTGSRGTHLFLPVTTLSPLAPQYWSMGRNALTAAVTNPFYGQITDPRATNLKNPTIQLYRLLRPMPQFDGTSVGTAEPPRADSNYHALQLKWEKRYSKGLTMLAHYTWSKMIDDASYGSGNYGWLGGNSSLQNIWDLRGERSLSSHDISHRAVFTGAYEMPFGKGRKWGANMNRAWQLLAGGWNVSGLATLSTGMPLQVTQSGGNIWDGTQRPNLVGDPSTSGSAQSRTNGWFNTAAFTKPDIDVPGSAPRTLKYRGPGMSMFDAALLKSFQVTERQRFEFRLEAQNAFNHPVFSDPSGSFGSTSFGQITGTKVGNRNVQLGFKYYF from the coding sequence ATGCTCCGTCACCAAAAGTGTATGCGGTTGAGCCTCGTCTGTGCTCTCTTTGCCGCTGCCCTGTCCGCCCAGTCCTTCACCGCCGCGGTTCGCGGCACCGTTACCGATGCGAGCGGGGCGGCCATACCCTCCGCCAGAATCGTCATCACCGAATCGGAACGGAACGTTACACACTCCGCGATCGCGGACGATTCCGGGCGATTCCAATTGGCCGCGTTGCCGCCCGGCCTCTACAACGTAAGCGTCGAGGCTAAGGGCTTTCGCAAGTACGTCCAGACAGCCCTCACCCTCGCCGTTCAGCAGCAGGCAACCCTGGACATCCAACTTCAGGTGGGTGACATCGCCACCGCCGTCGAGGTCACCGCCAGCGCCGCTCTGCTAAACACCACAATTTCCAATCTGGGCCAAGTAATCGAAAACAAATACATTCTCTCGCTGCCCAACATAGGCAGGAACGCGATGGGCTTGACCTACATGACACCCGGCGTCGTAGGGTCGGGTGGACGCGCCAACTCCGACGCAAACACCAACTTCGTCGCGAACGGCTCGCGCAACTCCACTTCGGACGTCCTTCTGGACGGTGTCACCGTCGTGACGGTGGAGCAGAACTCCGGCATCACGGATTTGAAATTCAGTCCGTCGGTCGACGCGGTGCAGGAGTTCAAGATGCAGACGAATTTCTTCAGCGCCGAATATGGACAGACCGGGGGCGCGGTCGTGAATATGGTGACCAAATCCGGCACCAATGAGTATCACGGCACCGGTTACTATTTCCTGCGGCACTCGGATCTGAACTCGAACAACTGGTTTTCCAATCGTTCGGGCCGCGACCGACCCTACTACCGCCGCGATCAACTCGGCGGGGTCATTGGCGGCCCGGTGGTCAGGAACAAGACATTCTTCTTCGCTTCGTACGAGTACACAAAGTCCAAAAGTCCGACCGAGCAGACCGCGTCGTGGCCAACGCTGCTGCAGCGTGACGGCAACTTCTCGCAGACATTCAATTCCTCGGGCCAGTTGATGACGATCTACAACCCGTTCGATACGTTCACCAACGCGGCGGGCAATATCGAGCGCAGGCCGTTCGCCGGCAACATCGTGCCGAAAGCGATGATGGACCCAATCGCGCTGAAGGCTCTGGAATACTTCCCCACGCCCAATCAGTCCGGCGCGCCGTTTACCGAAACCAACAACTGGTATGAACAAGGGATCAACCTCAGCACCGGGCAGCAGACCAATCTCAAAGGCGACCACAACTTCAGTGATAAGAGCCGCCTCACCGGCCGCTACAGCTACAACCGCGGCGTCGGCACCCCGGTGAACCTCTTCGGTGACGGCAACCCCGCCTTCACGTTCAATGACGGCCCGAACAAGGGCACCACGCACGCCATGGTGGTGGAGTTCTCGCGCGCCCAGAGCCCCAGCTTCCTGTGGTCCGCTCGCTACGGCCTTACCTACTCCACATACACCAGGAACCCGATGATGCCCAATTTCGACCTCACCACGCTGGGCTTCCCGAAGTACATGAAGGACAACTCCACTCTGCCCGTCTTCCCCACCATCGCGCCGGAAGGCTACCAGGACATCGGCACGGAAGGCTGGGTGGTGATGGACCGCCAGGAGGGTGTGCATCACGTCTCGACGTCGGCGAGCAAGTTCATCGGGGGCCACAGCATGAAGTTCGGCGGTGAGTACCGGAAGAACTTCCTGGACTACGCGCAGCCCGGCTATCCCTCGGGTCAGTATTCCTTCGCGCGCGGCATCACCTGTAAAGACCGTTTCTCCTGCCCCGGCGATCAGGGCAACGGCTTTGCCACGATGTTGACCGGATGGTGGACGTCCAATCAATTCCACATCGACCCGAAGGCGTTCACCAGATCGGCCTACTGGGGCTTCTACTTCCAGGACGACTGGAAGCTGACCCGCAAGCTCACGGTGAACCTCGGCCTGCGCTACGATTTCGACGTCCCCCGCTGGGAAACCACGAACCGGCAAAGCTATTGGGATCTGGATGCCCAATCCCCTGTGCAGGTGCCCGGGTATAACACTCGCGGAGTCTTCCGATTCAACGACGACGACAAGCGCTCGCCATTCAACTCGGATATGAACAACTGGCAGCCGCGCATTGGCCTGGCCTACGCATTGAACAACAAGACGGCCATCCGCGCCGGCTACGGCCTTTTCTATCAACTGAGCCGGGCCACCGTGTACGGCCACACCGGCGCCGGGTTCAACGTCAACTCCACTTCGAACTCCTCACTGGACTCCAACGCAACGCTTTACGCCAAGCTGAACAACCCGTATCCGGACGGCATGCTGCTGCCCCCTGGCCGTTCGCTGGGCGACGCCACCTTCATCGGTCTTGGCGCCGGCACCATCCTCGGCAGCAACAGCCGCAACCCCGAGTACCACTCCTGGAACCTCTCGGTTCAGCGGGAGGTTGGTTGGCAGTCTGTCTTCGAAGTAAACTATACCGGCAGCCGGGGAACACACCTGTTCCTTCCTGTCACGACGCTCTCACCCCTGGCGCCGCAGTATTGGTCGATGGGCCGTAACGCGCTCACCGCCGCCGTGACGAACCCGTTCTACGGCCAGATCACCGACCCCCGGGCGACCAACCTCAAGAACCCGACCATCCAGTTGTACCGGCTGCTGCGCCCCATGCCGCAGTTCGACGGGACCAGCGTCGGCACGGCCGAACCGCCCCGTGCCGACTCGAACTACCATGCCCTCCAACTGAAGTGGGAAAAGCGCTATTCGAAGGGGCTGACCATGCTGGCCCACTACACATGGTCGAAGATGATCGACGATGCCTCCTATGGCTCGGGCAACTACGGTTGGCTCGGCGGGAACTCGTCCCTTCAGAACATCTGGGACCTGCGCGGCGAACGCTCACTCTCGTCCCACGACATCTCGCATCGCGCCGTATTCACCGGAGCCTATGAGATGCCCTTCGGCAAAGGGCGCAAGTGGGGCGCGAACATGAACCGCGCCTGGCAACTGCTGGCGGGCGGGTGGAATGTCAGCGGTCTGGCAACCCTCTCCACGGGCATGCCTCTGCAAGTCACGCAGTCGGGCGGAAACATTTGGGACGGCACGCAGCGTCCAAATTTGGTGGGCGATCCCTCGACGTCGGGATCCGCTCAGAGCCGCACAAACGGCTGGTTCAACACCGCCGCGTTCACCAAACCAGACATCGACGTCCCTGGTTCCGCCCCCCGCACTCTCAAGTACCGCGGCCCGGGCATGTCGATGTTCGACGCCGCTCTGCTGAAGAGCTTCCAGGTGACGGAACGTCAGCGTTTCGAGTTCCGTCTCGAGGCGCAGAACGCCTTCAATCACCCGGTATTTAGCGACCCCTCCGGCAGTTTCGGTTCCACCAGCTTTGGCCAGATCACCGGCACCAAGGTGGGCAACCGGAACGTGCAATTGGGCTTCAAATACTACTTCTGA
- the xylB gene encoding xylulokinase, translating to MYWLGIDIGTGGSRALLVDAQGKVKAGFTAPHEEMKMERPLWAEQCPEDWWSAAQKAVQGVLKEAGVSGAEVKAVGLSGQMHGLVLLDANNEVVRPALIWCDQRSQPQVDFIHQTVGKANVVAHTANPMLTGFTLPKLLWVRDNEPANFEKAKKMLLPKDYVRFKLTGEHATEVSDASGTGLLDVVTRRWSAPMMERLKLDSSLLPEVKESADVTGAISKAAAKATGLKEGTPVVGGAGDQAASGIGNGIVKSGVASCTIGTSGVVFAYLDRPQYDPTGRVHTFCHAVRGKWHVMGVTQGAGLSLQWFRNHFTTGMDYDALLAEAQQAPPLSHGLYWLPYLMGERTPHLDPIARGGWIGLTAKHGRGDMVRSIIEGVSYSLKDCLGVIEGMGVEVNAVRASGGGAKSLFWRQMLADIFRRGISTLENSEGSAYGAALLALASAGEYKSIEEVCEVAVKEKDCLIPSVHESAAYDRGYEVFSVLYPTLKPVYGLIHQLA from the coding sequence ATGTATTGGCTTGGAATTGATATCGGCACGGGCGGCAGCCGCGCCCTGTTGGTGGATGCGCAAGGCAAGGTGAAGGCAGGCTTCACGGCGCCGCATGAAGAGATGAAGATGGAGCGGCCCTTGTGGGCCGAGCAGTGTCCTGAGGATTGGTGGAGCGCCGCACAGAAGGCCGTGCAGGGTGTACTGAAGGAAGCCGGAGTGTCGGGCGCCGAAGTGAAGGCAGTCGGACTGTCCGGCCAGATGCACGGGCTCGTACTGCTGGACGCGAACAACGAGGTGGTGCGGCCAGCCTTGATCTGGTGCGACCAGCGCAGCCAGCCGCAGGTGGACTTCATCCACCAGACCGTTGGCAAGGCGAATGTGGTGGCGCACACCGCGAACCCGATGCTGACCGGGTTTACGCTGCCGAAGTTGCTGTGGGTGCGCGACAACGAACCGGCGAACTTCGAAAAAGCGAAGAAGATGCTGCTGCCGAAGGACTATGTCCGGTTCAAGTTGACGGGCGAGCACGCGACGGAAGTGAGCGACGCGTCGGGCACGGGCTTGCTCGACGTGGTGACACGCCGCTGGTCGGCTCCGATGATGGAGCGGCTCAAGTTGGATTCGTCTCTGCTGCCGGAAGTGAAGGAATCAGCGGATGTCACCGGAGCGATCAGCAAAGCGGCGGCCAAAGCCACGGGCCTGAAGGAAGGCACCCCCGTCGTGGGCGGCGCCGGCGATCAGGCCGCCAGCGGCATTGGCAACGGCATCGTGAAGAGCGGCGTGGCGTCCTGTACGATTGGCACCTCCGGCGTGGTGTTCGCGTATCTCGACCGGCCGCAATACGACCCGACCGGCCGGGTACACACGTTCTGCCACGCAGTGCGCGGTAAGTGGCACGTCATGGGCGTGACGCAGGGCGCGGGCCTGAGCCTGCAATGGTTCCGGAATCATTTCACGACAGGCATGGACTACGACGCCCTGCTGGCCGAGGCGCAGCAGGCTCCGCCGCTGTCGCACGGGCTGTACTGGCTGCCTTACCTGATGGGCGAGCGTACGCCGCACCTGGATCCGATTGCGCGCGGCGGCTGGATCGGCCTGACGGCCAAGCACGGCCGCGGGGACATGGTGCGCTCGATCATCGAGGGCGTCAGCTACAGCCTCAAGGATTGCCTGGGTGTGATCGAAGGCATGGGCGTGGAGGTGAACGCCGTGCGGGCGTCGGGTGGCGGAGCCAAGAGCCTGTTCTGGCGGCAGATGCTGGCCGACATTTTCCGGCGCGGCATTTCGACGTTGGAGAATTCGGAAGGTTCGGCGTATGGTGCGGCGCTGCTGGCCCTGGCCTCGGCGGGCGAGTACAAGAGCATCGAAGAGGTCTGCGAAGTGGCCGTGAAAGAGAAGGACTGCCTGATCCCAAGCGTGCATGAGTCGGCAGCGTACGACCGTGGGTATGAGGTATTCAGCGTGCTGTATCCGACGCTGAAGCCGGTTTACGGATTGATTCACCAGTTGGCATAG
- a CDS encoding ROK family protein has protein sequence MGTTNRYSIGVDLGGTNLRASAIDSDGKQLGKISGKTNLREGRDAVIEDIVTAIRALRDEFGPERLAGIGVAVPGFIEIKKGLIVGSNNLPAFDGFPLRDDLSERLGKPVILENDANAAALGEKWLGAGQDVDDLVLLTLGTGIGGGIISGGRILHGFVGMAAELGHMTVIPGGNPCGCGNEGCLEKHASATAVASMGRLLHLGENPSSKDVYQIAMGEGEDARKARHVFELMGTALGIAIGNLVNIFNFPLYLLSGGPLPAWDLFAPAIFREVEKRSFTYRNTKTRIERATLGGEAGLYGAACLPFQCSGELKQVEI, from the coding sequence ATGGGGACGACAAACCGCTACTCGATAGGAGTCGACCTGGGGGGCACAAATCTCCGGGCGTCGGCCATCGATTCCGACGGAAAACAGCTGGGCAAGATCTCCGGGAAGACCAACCTGCGAGAGGGCCGCGATGCGGTGATCGAAGACATCGTCACGGCTATCCGGGCGTTGCGCGATGAGTTTGGGCCGGAGCGACTGGCGGGCATCGGCGTCGCCGTGCCCGGCTTCATCGAGATCAAGAAGGGCCTCATCGTGGGCTCGAACAACCTGCCGGCCTTTGACGGCTTCCCTCTCCGCGATGATTTGAGCGAGAGACTGGGCAAGCCTGTGATTTTGGAGAACGACGCGAATGCGGCAGCGCTAGGGGAGAAGTGGCTGGGCGCGGGCCAGGATGTGGACGACCTGGTGCTGCTGACGCTGGGCACGGGCATCGGCGGCGGAATCATCTCGGGTGGGCGGATTCTGCACGGCTTCGTGGGCATGGCAGCCGAACTGGGCCACATGACGGTGATCCCCGGCGGAAATCCGTGCGGCTGCGGCAATGAGGGCTGCCTGGAAAAACACGCCTCGGCTACCGCGGTCGCCTCCATGGGGCGGTTACTGCATCTCGGTGAGAATCCGAGTTCCAAGGACGTGTACCAGATCGCCATGGGCGAAGGGGAGGACGCCAGGAAGGCGCGCCACGTCTTTGAACTGATGGGCACGGCCCTCGGCATCGCTATTGGGAACCTGGTCAACATTTTCAATTTCCCGTTGTATCTGCTGAGCGGCGGTCCGCTGCCGGCATGGGATTTGTTCGCCCCGGCGATTTTCCGGGAAGTGGAAAAGCGCAGCTTCACCTACCGCAACACGAAGACAAGGATCGAGAGAGCAACCCTTGGCGGCGAGGCAGGATTGTATGGCGCGGCCTGCCTGCCATTTCAGTGCTCGGGTGAGCTGAAGCAAGTGGAGATTTAG
- a CDS encoding S9 family peptidase has translation MSTIAQTVELQPPTLKAVPKVLEKHGDHRTDNYFWLRDRSNPDVLSYLNAENKYTEAQMADTKALQDQLYKEIVGRIQEDDTSAPVQRGEYFYFTRTQKGKQYPVYLRRKGAGGPEEVLLDGNVLGAGQKYFQVGAFVVSPDQKLLAYATDTAGDETFTVQVKDLTTGKLLPDQIRNAYYSVEWGADNKTLFYNVLNESKRPFKVFRHTLGSAAADAEVFHEPDERFEVTINKTRSRQYLLIDCDSQTTSEVWYLRADQPAGQFTRLYERIQDVEYQVTDHGQNWYVRTSEGAKTFRLMEAPIAQPQTRKEIIAARPDVTLEDVDTYADHLVVTERAQGLLRLLVRRFSDGQEHLVSMPEPDYTLAGGGGFEYNTTVLRFSYTSLVTPPSVFDYDMNSRQRTLVKQQAVLGGFKQENYVSERIMGKASDGTLIPISVVSRKGLVKDGSNPCLLYGYGAYGISSDPTFSVERISLLDRGFVYAIAHIRGGGDLGKPWHEAGRMLNKQRTFTDFIAAAQMLIARRYTQPKKLGILGGSAGGLLMGAVVNLRPDLFGAVVAKVPFVDMLSTMMDASLPLTVGEYEEWGNPEDPKYYSYMRTYSPYDNVERQVYPNMLVTAGLNDPRVSYWEPAKWVAKLRTMKKGSNLLLLKTNMGAGHFGASGRYERFKDTAFDYAFLLKALGATGQSASK, from the coding sequence ATGTCAACTATTGCCCAAACCGTGGAATTGCAGCCCCCGACGTTGAAGGCTGTCCCGAAGGTGCTGGAAAAGCATGGCGACCATCGCACGGACAACTATTTCTGGCTGCGCGACCGGTCAAATCCGGACGTCCTCTCCTATCTGAACGCTGAGAACAAGTACACCGAAGCGCAAATGGCGGATACGAAGGCGCTTCAGGATCAGCTCTACAAGGAAATTGTGGGGCGCATTCAGGAAGACGACACGTCGGCGCCGGTGCAGCGGGGCGAGTACTTCTACTTCACACGAACACAGAAGGGGAAGCAGTATCCGGTGTATCTGCGACGGAAAGGCGCCGGCGGCCCCGAGGAAGTGCTGTTGGACGGCAACGTCCTGGGGGCCGGCCAGAAGTACTTCCAGGTGGGCGCGTTTGTGGTGAGTCCCGACCAGAAACTGCTGGCCTATGCCACGGATACCGCGGGAGACGAGACGTTCACGGTGCAGGTGAAGGACCTGACGACTGGAAAGCTGTTGCCCGACCAGATCCGGAACGCCTACTACAGCGTGGAGTGGGGCGCCGACAACAAGACCTTGTTTTACAACGTGCTGAACGAGTCAAAGCGCCCCTTCAAGGTCTTTCGGCATACGTTGGGTTCGGCAGCCGCGGACGCAGAAGTGTTCCACGAGCCAGATGAACGGTTTGAAGTCACGATCAACAAAACGCGGAGCCGGCAATACCTGCTAATCGACTGTGACAGCCAGACGACCTCGGAGGTCTGGTACCTGCGGGCAGACCAGCCAGCGGGGCAGTTCACGCGGCTGTATGAGCGCATCCAGGATGTCGAGTATCAGGTTACGGACCACGGGCAGAACTGGTACGTGCGCACCAGTGAGGGTGCCAAGACGTTCCGCCTGATGGAGGCACCCATTGCACAGCCCCAGACGCGGAAGGAGATCATCGCGGCGCGGCCCGACGTAACGCTGGAAGATGTGGACACGTACGCGGATCACCTGGTGGTGACGGAGCGGGCACAGGGCCTGTTGCGGCTGCTGGTGCGGCGATTCTCCGACGGCCAGGAGCACCTCGTTTCGATGCCGGAACCGGACTACACCCTGGCGGGCGGCGGAGGGTTTGAGTACAACACCACGGTGCTGCGGTTCAGCTACACCAGCCTGGTGACACCGCCTTCGGTCTTCGACTACGACATGAACAGCCGCCAGCGGACGCTGGTGAAGCAGCAGGCAGTACTGGGTGGATTCAAACAAGAGAACTACGTCAGCGAGCGGATCATGGGGAAGGCCAGCGACGGGACGCTGATCCCGATTTCGGTGGTTTCGCGCAAGGGTCTGGTGAAAGACGGATCGAATCCCTGCCTTCTCTATGGATATGGCGCCTATGGGATCTCCTCGGATCCTACGTTCAGCGTGGAACGGATCTCGCTACTGGATCGTGGGTTCGTTTACGCGATCGCGCACATTCGAGGCGGCGGAGATCTGGGCAAACCGTGGCACGAGGCCGGGCGGATGCTGAATAAGCAGCGCACGTTCACCGACTTCATTGCGGCGGCTCAGATGCTGATTGCGCGCCGGTATACGCAGCCGAAGAAGCTGGGCATCCTGGGTGGCAGCGCCGGTGGACTTCTGATGGGTGCGGTAGTCAACCTGCGGCCGGATCTGTTCGGTGCGGTGGTGGCCAAGGTGCCGTTCGTGGATATGTTGAGCACGATGATGGACGCTTCCCTGCCCCTGACGGTTGGAGAGTATGAGGAATGGGGCAACCCGGAAGATCCGAAATACTACAGTTACATGCGGACGTACTCTCCCTACGACAACGTGGAGCGTCAGGTGTATCCGAACATGCTGGTGACGGCCGGCCTGAACGATCCGCGCGTGAGCTATTGGGAGCCGGCCAAGTGGGTGGCGAAGCTGCGGACCATGAAGAAGGGATCCAACTTGCTGCTGCTGAAGACGAACATGGGTGCGGGCCACTTTGGGGCTTCGGGCCGGTACGAGCGGTTCAAGGACACGGCATTCGACTACGCATTCCTGTTGAAGGCGCTGGGCGCAACGGGGCAGAGTGCCTCAAAGTAG